A single region of the Tursiops truncatus isolate mTurTru1 chromosome 18, mTurTru1.mat.Y, whole genome shotgun sequence genome encodes:
- the CLN5 gene encoding bis(monoacylglycero)phosphate synthase CLN5: protein MAQAGRVGPGAWGRRCVGGDVAPVCAPWRWASVLLWLAAAAAVAASGPSRRQWPVPYKRFSFRPEPDPYCQAKYTFCPTGSPVPVMKDDDVIEVFRLQAPVWEFKYGDLLGHLKIMHDAIGFRSTLTEKNYTMEWYELFQLGNCTFPHLRPEMNAPFWCNQGAACFFEGIDDIHWKENGTLVLVATISGDIFNKMAKWVKQDNETGIYYETWTVQASPEKGAETWFESYDCSKFVLRTYKKLAELGADFKKIETNYTRIFLYSGEPTYLGNETSVFGPTGDKTLALAIKRFYCPFKPHLSTKEFLLSLLQIFDAVIIHRQFYLFYNFEYWFLPMKFPFIKITYEEIPLPNRNRTLSGL from the exons ATGGCGCAGGCGGGGAGAGTTGGTCCGGGGGCCTGGGGGCGGCGGTGCGTGGGCGGGGATGTGGCTCCGGTCTGCGCGCCTTGGCGCTGGGCCTCCGTGCTGCTCTGgctggcggcggcggcagcggtgGCGGCGAGCGGCCCCTCCCGGCGCCAGTGGCCGGTGCCTTACAA acGCTTTTCCTTCCGTCCGGAACCAGATCCTTACTGTCAAGCTAAATACACTTTCTGTCCCACTGGCTCCCCTGTCCCAGTGATGAAGGATGATGATGTCATTGAAGTCTTTCGTTTACAAGCCCCAGTGTGGGAATTTAAATATGGAGACCTCCTGGGACACTTG AAAATTATGCACGACGCCATTGGATTCAGGAGTACTTTAACTGAAAAGAACTACACAATGGAATGGTATGAACTTTTCCAGCTTGGAAACTGCACATTTCCCCATCTCCGACCTGAAATGAATGCCCCTTTCTGGTGTAATCAAGGAGCTGCCTGCTTTTTTGAAGGAATTGATGATATTCACTGGAAGGAAAATGGGACGTTAGTTCTAGTAGCAACCATATCAG gAGACATATTTAACAAAATGGCAAAGTGGGTAAAACAGGACAATGAAACGGGGATTTATTATGAGACATGGACTGTCCAAGCCAGCCCAGAAAAAGGGGCAGAGACATGGTTTGAATCCTACGACTGTTCCAAATTTGTGTTAAGGACATATAAGAAGTTGGCTGAACTTGGAGCAGACTTCAAGAAGATAGAAACCAACTATACAAGAATATTTCTTTACAGTGGAGAACCTACTTACTTGGGAAATGAAACATCTGTTTTTGGGCCAACAGGAGACAAGACTCTTGCTTTAGCcataaaaagattttattgtCCTTTCAAACCACATTTGTCAACTAAAGAGTTTCTTTTGAGTCTCTTGCAAATTTTTGATGCTGTGATTATACACAGACAGttctatttgttttataattttgaatattgGTTTTTACCTATGAAATTcccttttattaaaataacatatgAAGAAATCCCTTTACCTAACAGAAACAGAACACTCTCTGGTTTATAA